tttCTAAAACTCCGTATTAAGTCAAACTTTTTCACATGAATAAGTATTTATCACGCATAAGTAAATACTCTCTTCATCCCAATTAATGTTGCAGTATTTGACTAGACACAAACGTTTAAGAAAGGCTTTTGACACCTCTAGTCTACAATGAGCTAtaaatatttgtgtggctataaaaaatCATTAACAGCTTATTTGGATGGTTCTATGTATCGTAtagtattatattgtattgtattgtattgtattgttttgATGTAcacaatatttggatagattgtattgtttgtcatcgtttcatgatatcatgcaccaataatatgaagtataaacttgcaatattataaagaaaaagtaaggtacaaggtagaattattatataaaaaggtagggtaaaagataaaatatgattatttaataataaggacggacaagatgagagaaaaaataaGATAACGATGCGActacaccaaatcggtcgttgcATAAAGTGATACTTTTTGCCATTACGTAACGacagatttaacgatacgatataataaaatttaagtaacaatcaaaataaatattgtatttagagtaacaatacgatacaatacaataggtaacaatcatccaaataagTTATAAGGGTAAATGACattttaaagttgaattgttactAAATATAAAGAGGTGTTTTTTTTGGACTGAAAGAGccaaaaaaatatgtaataagaTAGTCTATGCAATTTATATTTTTACCAAAACACCCTTTGTACTTGCAAACAAAATACTCCCTATAAGTTGACATCATAAGTTGAGCCAACAAACCAACcgaaaagaataaaaacaaaaaagtatATCAGTCCTAGAGAAACTAAAAGAGATCAGGATAAACAGTTGAGTTAATGCAGCAATGGAGAAACCAGCTGTCCAGTGTGTAGATGAAGCTGCAACAAAGGTGCAGTCTTCTCCTGCAGCTCGCAGCAATAACAATGGCGGTTGGATATCCTTCCCCTTCATCATAggtcctttttcttcttcttctaaagctATGTATTAGTCCTTTTTCCCATTGACCATATATAATGGAGTATTGaacttttattgttgaaattatTAATAGGGAGCATGGCAGGGCTATCACTAGCTGCAGCAGGATGGAATAACAATTTGATTGTGTATCTAATACAAGAATTCAACATGAATAGCGTAAGTGCTGCAAAAGTGTACAATATGGCGAATGGGTGCAGCACTATTTTCCCTATTTTGGGTGCCGTAGTTGCCGATTCTTTTCTTGGCTGTTTCTCCGTCATCTGGATTTCTTCTTTCATCTCTCTGCTGGTAAGAAACTTTTATTCCCTTTCccctttctttctcctttttctttttgtcaaTTTCATGTAAAGGTATATATGTCTTTTTGTCATGGTTTTGGATTTCGTTAGATGACTAAATTTTAGTCACACaattattaaattatatttatcaaatTATAATACTATATAGtaactttttaaatttgaaaCGACTTAGCTTAAACTTTCCTAATTTACCGATGAGAAGTTCTTTATACCAACACACAAGTTAGGAAATGTCTAGAGGACAAGCTTTAAAAGTCTTACAAGCATACGATCATTATTACACTTTTAGGATCTCaagattttaaaaaatgaaatatttactTTTCTCAAGCTCCATGCTTATTCAAATTTGGTCACATATGTTAAAACGGAACGaataattgatattttttttcATCGTAACAATATAAACTCGGTAACCATATGTGAAATTAACTCATTCTTTTTGGTTTCCCACCTGGTGTCCGATATCCGCATTGGAACTcgactatatccggattcgcgCCGCGTAAGGCCTCatggaattaactcatcattTAATTAATGATCGTTTCGTGGGAGGTTGGCTAAATAATTGTAtgtgtaaattggttattttagTGGTACTCTATGTTTTCTTTCATGTTGGTACACCAAAATAGTTTCAACATTGCTTCTTATCTCTCGGCTGGTAGCTTTGATTCCTTtatctcctttttcttttcacaGATTGAAAAGATGTCGATTCACGATAAAAAGAACAGCAGTATCTTATCgttatattgttgttgtgatatttgTCGTTGATAGAAGTTGTCTTACTTATCTGCTTGTCTTGGTTTCGGTTATATAACCATCTTTATTAACGCGAGTAGTTTTAGTATTTGTTTGGCCACTAAAGCTTTGCTTAAAACAAATCTTTTGGACTTCGTTGAGGTCTTTGTACGTAGTAATGCCGTAAAAATTTTCACCGTAAAGAATTTAAGATTTGTTAGATATCCATTAGtggaaattttattaaaaaattctaaatatttatctttaaaaatgcCTCCAAAAGACACGTTAATTAAAAACTTGATAAGATGAGCTGAGCAATACTTTatctaattaaaaattatttcagATGCACTTATCTAAAGAAAAAGTGTAGTAGTAGTAGTGAGCAATTATCTGAGATTCCAAGTGGCAGTTGTAAAAAGAGACACGCAAATACCCACAGTTTCCCTGAGCGTGGCCACCTCAATAATATTTCTGTGattcatttttcatcttttgctGTTTTTTAGGCAATTGCTGTATAAGTACAAGACTtgccacttatatatatatatatatatatagtaaatgCCGTCCAACAGATTATCCATCGGCTTATATATTGGGCCTACATCACCATTTTAGCTATCGCAATATCCATAATTGATGGATAGATATGGGAGGTGAGCATTTGTCAGAACGAAACTGACACAAAATTCAACAGAAAAATGATTTTTCCAGTCCCATTCAACCATTCAACCCTACCCTTAATTAGTATGACAAATAATTACCAGAAGTATGACACTATGCATTAGGAGTTGGAACTCGAAAATGGAACTTACCCCAAAATGATATACTTCTGTTTTAATTTAGACGATTTGATAgcataaatttttatttatatcGGTATACAGAAGTTGAACTCTTTATTAAATATTAGCTCAGAGATGCTTTGAAGCATGACGAGTAACGACCACCCATTTCAGTGGATTGTTTCCCTTGTTCAATGCAGGGCCTTGAGTTCTCGTGATTCAATGGTGGAGTATTTGTTTCTTTATATGCGAACCTATTAATATTTCGGACATTCGGTGATGACCATTCGAGAAAATTTTACAATTCAAAGGAAAAACGACAATTGTTTTATTAATTTCATGGAACCGTGTATAACATGCTGCCTGGCAGTTTTTAATGAGTGGATTTAATGGATATTTCGACCATTCCGTGATGCGCATTCGAGAAAATTACATAAATGGTCATATAACTAACCTCATTTGGACCGGAAATAATATAATTGTCCATAAAACAAATCATTGTTGTGTTTTCAGTCCCGTTGAATAAAATACAAACGAAATGACTTAACTATGTTTTCTcatacaaaaatcataaaacttctattaactcacacaaaaatcataataactgaaaatataacttttcagtagtattttcttattccataattttttagtttttgttttcagtctaaaataataattcaattaaaataGGAATGACTCAACCCGACCTGACCCACCCGACCCAATAgccatatatataaattaaaataatactaaaagtaaATCTTTCAAAATACGatacttctatcttttatttttcttttcaagatattcatttttgttttaagttctctctaattataccttttatttctttcttttttttgtcaGTCTCATGCATttcaaactaagtattttctGAGGAAAgaattcacttttagtattattttaatttatgcaAATGGTATTGTGTCAGGTTGGGTTGGATCATTCCTATTTTAAAGGGAAAATATAAAATTGATCGGTCAGCCGAAACTAATTGCATTCACTAGCCAAAAAGATATAGAATATTTATATACACATAATATATAAGAATATATATTTTATCGgctattatattaaaaatatattttttttctattttaattgggttattatttattagattgaaattaaaaaataaaagaacctggaataagaaaatactattagAAAATTGTGTTTTCTGGTtactatgatttttgtgtgagttaatgaattttttatgatttttgtgtgagaaacaAAGTGATATGATGAAAAAGAGTcatcatttgtgaaatttacccgAAAATTTCACAATTTAAAGGGGAAACGACAAGTGTATTACTTTCTGTCCAGTTTCTTCTTGCATTCATTTCATTGAACTACAGAACATGCTTCCTGACAGTTTTTAATGATTGGGATTCAGCTTGTCATCGCAggttatttgttttattttaaaggTAAtttaaatgtttactttgtcacaAAATGTTCACTTATTATAGGCCGTAGTTATACCTGATCTATAAATATTCTTGTTAAGCTGTGTTTAAGTatacttaatttttttattttttggctgGTAGGGAGCACTGCTTCTCACATTCACAGCAGCAATTGATACATTGAGACCTCAAAGATGCGGTTATGGTTGGGGCGAGTGCAGAAATGCATCAACGTCCCAACTTACATTCTTATATGCAGCTCTAGCGCTAGCATATTTGGGGAATGGGGGTACACGTTTCACTATTGGATCAATGGGAGCAAACCAATTCCAGAAGCCAAAGCATCAAGCAATTTTCTTCAACTGGTATACTTTCGCACTCTACACATCCAATGTCATTGGCAGCACAGTCCTTTTATACATTGAGGACAATGTTAGTTGGGTATTGGGGTTCGCCATTTGTGTCGCATTCAACATTCTTGGCTTGACTATTTTCTTGTCTGGCCAACGTTTGTATCGCCATATTGAGACACAACATGAAAGCCCCTTCGTCAGTTTGGCTCAGGTCGTCGTCGCTGCCATTAGGAAGAAATCGTTCTCTTTAGGAGGTGAAGATTATTACCATGGCACGAAATCGCAGGGCAGTGCTACAAGAACCGACTTCCCAAAACCTTCCAAATTCTTCAGGTAAGAACACTCTTCCCAAACATATGGTTCAAAGTATATCGAGTAGTAGCACGGGTGGATCGGAGCATGATCTTATAGGGGTTCAATTTGATCCCTATCGTTAATTAGAACATTATAATGTAGGAATAGGTTCAGTTGAACCCCTGACATAAAGATAGGTTTGTAGGATTTTAAGTTGTAGGTTTGAATCTCAGTCGGCATATTTTTGAATCCGATTTTAAGAAATCCTGGTTCCGCTACTAAGTGGTAGTCAAGTacataatcaaaatttattgtccTGGCCCTTAAGATTCAAGTGAAATGATTTTCAAACGAGAAGCGGATTGAATTTGCTAATTTTATGTTTTAATAGGTTCCTGAACCGGGCGGCTTTGGTCACGGAAGGAGATAAGAAA
Above is a window of Nicotiana tabacum cultivar K326 chromosome 8, ASM71507v2, whole genome shotgun sequence DNA encoding:
- the LOC107820937 gene encoding protein NRT1/ PTR FAMILY 2.7-like — encoded protein: MEKPAVQCVDEAATKVQSSPAARSNNNGGWISFPFIIGSMAGLSLAAAGWNNNLIVYLIQEFNMNSVSAAKVYNMANGCSTIFPILGAVVADSFLGCFSVIWISSFISLLGALLLTFTAAIDTLRPQRCGYGWGECRNASTSQLTFLYAALALAYLGNGGTRFTIGSMGANQFQKPKHQAIFFNWYTFALYTSNVIGSTVLLYIEDNVSWVLGFAICVAFNILGLTIFLSGQRLYRHIETQHESPFVSLAQVVVAAIRKKSFSLGGEDYYHGTKSQGSATRTDFPKPSKFFRFLNRAALVTEGDKKQDGLIAEPWKLCTVQQVEDLKILIKLFPLWTTGLFLYTPLVIQASLAILQALKMDRSFGSHFKIPAGSVVVFTLISTCITITFTDRVLFPLLNRCIRSSLTPLRRVGIGHLLTVVSMALSALVESKRIKIVKSHHQNNVVAPMSVFWLAPQLAITGIGLAFHSPGYAGFYYQEFPSSLKSTSTAVVAVFVGAAFYLGNGVMDLVQSVTGWLPENIDNGRLDNVFWVVCVLGAANSVYYLVCASLYKYKNVDQEVNDSIDKIDSN